In Bacillus sp. Cs-700, one genomic interval encodes:
- the rnz gene encoding ribonuclease Z encodes MELTFLGTGAGVPSTKRNVSSTALRLDSGEVWLFDCGEATQHQILSSTITLSRLTKIFITHLHGDHIFGLPGLLGSRSFQGGESELKIYGPKGVAHFIDTAVKISGTHLRYPLQIVEIEDDFQVQEHGFTIKVALLEHGIDSFAYRVEEADKTGALNVEKLKSLGVQPGPIYQKLKNGDSITLDNGKVVHAGEVVGPQIKGRHLVYCGDSRFNEKTIDFALNADLLIHEATFSAQMASLAYEYYHSTTEEAARIAKTANVKKLLLNHISSRYQETDMVGLIREARAVFANTDIVEDQMTIHIPITKPSSK; translated from the coding sequence ATGGAATTAACATTTCTAGGAACAGGTGCTGGTGTTCCTTCAACGAAACGTAACGTTAGTTCGACAGCTCTTCGTCTTGATTCTGGAGAAGTTTGGTTGTTTGATTGTGGGGAAGCGACACAACATCAGATTCTTTCTTCTACTATTACACTTAGTAGGCTGACCAAAATTTTCATCACTCACTTACACGGTGATCACATTTTTGGACTCCCTGGTCTTCTTGGAAGTCGTTCTTTTCAAGGGGGAGAATCAGAACTGAAGATATACGGACCAAAAGGGGTTGCTCATTTTATTGATACGGCCGTAAAAATTAGCGGTACGCACCTACGCTATCCACTCCAAATTGTAGAAATAGAAGACGACTTTCAAGTGCAAGAGCATGGTTTTACAATAAAGGTAGCTTTGTTAGAACATGGAATTGATAGTTTTGCTTATCGAGTAGAAGAAGCAGATAAGACAGGTGCATTAAATGTTGAAAAATTAAAATCATTAGGTGTACAACCCGGTCCGATCTATCAAAAATTGAAGAACGGAGACTCCATTACCCTAGACAATGGGAAAGTGGTGCATGCAGGTGAAGTAGTAGGTCCTCAAATAAAAGGAAGACATCTTGTGTATTGTGGTGATTCTCGGTTTAATGAGAAGACGATTGATTTTGCTTTAAATGCCGATCTTCTTATCCATGAAGCTACATTTTCCGCTCAGATGGCGTCGTTAGCATATGAGTATTATCATTCCACCACTGAGGAAGCTGCTCGAATTGCTAAAACTGCGAACGTAAAGAAACTTCTGTTAAATCATATTAGTTCACGTTACCAAGAAACAGATATGGTAGGTCTAATTAGGGAAGCAAGAGCCGTATTTGCAAATACGGACATAGTAGAAGATCAAATGACAATCCATATACCTATAACAAAACCGAGCTCAAAATGA
- a CDS encoding CPBP family intramembrane glutamic endopeptidase, with the protein MLLKKRLFLALFLSHLLLFLSFYLFSDFFWPLFTVSLLLLGGVSIRQVKWKKPSLSHLFIGILSGVSLYILFFLGKTIMLVLFPQFMTQVNELYTLVAPDKAWHYVSLILIIIPGEELFWRGLVQTELKTLQIKYPILLAALLYMSAHFYAGAFLLLVAAVLAGAVWGYLYDRTRNMVVPLLSHLVFDLFLLVFFPLL; encoded by the coding sequence ATGCTGTTAAAAAAAAGATTATTCCTTGCACTATTTCTCTCACATCTTCTATTATTTCTATCTTTCTATTTATTTAGTGACTTCTTTTGGCCACTTTTTACTGTTTCTCTTCTTCTCCTTGGAGGAGTGTCAATTCGTCAAGTTAAATGGAAAAAGCCGTCACTTTCTCACCTTTTTATCGGAATTTTAAGTGGCGTTTCCCTTTATATTCTTTTCTTTCTTGGAAAAACAATTATGCTTGTTCTTTTCCCTCAATTTATGACACAGGTTAATGAACTTTACACCCTTGTCGCACCAGATAAAGCTTGGCACTATGTTAGCCTTATTTTAATTATTATTCCAGGAGAAGAACTTTTCTGGAGAGGACTTGTCCAAACTGAGCTTAAAACACTTCAAATCAAATATCCGATTTTACTAGCAGCGCTTCTCTATATGAGCGCCCACTTTTATGCAGGTGCTTTCCTTCTGCTTGTCGCTGCTGTGTTAGCTGGAGCTGTATGGGGATATTTGTATGACCGAACTCGCAATATGGTCGTTCCACTTCTTTCACACCTTGTATTTGATTTATTTCTTCTTGTTTTCTTTCCTCTTCTGTAA
- a CDS encoding DoxX family protein has product MIKTIRRIALVLFAFFFIFAGIAHFVQGEGFASMIPEWVPFRLGVIYVTGILEIILAVLLLIPSTRKQARFWTAVYLIVIFPANIYAAIAGIPAPGQEEANESLLWIRLLFQPLLIWWVLWAAKQKNDSAI; this is encoded by the coding sequence ATGATAAAAACAATTCGTCGAATTGCGCTTGTGTTATTTGCTTTTTTCTTTATTTTTGCAGGCATCGCTCATTTTGTCCAAGGGGAAGGTTTTGCATCAATGATTCCTGAATGGGTGCCGTTCAGGCTTGGGGTGATTTATGTAACAGGGATTCTGGAAATTATATTAGCCGTTTTACTCCTCATTCCTTCTACACGTAAACAGGCAAGGTTTTGGACAGCAGTGTATTTAATCGTTATTTTCCCTGCCAACATTTATGCAGCGATTGCTGGAATTCCAGCTCCTGGACAGGAGGAAGCAAATGAGTCGCTGCTATGGATCAGGTTACTCTTTCAACCGCTATTAATTTGGTGGGTGCTCTGGGCAGCAAAACAAAAGAATGATTCGGCAATTTAA
- the namA gene encoding NADPH dehydrogenase NamA, translated as MSSALFTPYTIKNVTFPNRIVMSPMCMYSCEAMDGKATNFHFTHYTSRAVGRTGLIITEAAAVTEQGRISPQDLGIWSDDHIEGLQKIVQLSQEQGAKVGIQLAHAGRKAVLDGPIIAPSAIPFSDKMKTPEEMTLEQIKETIVSFKEGARRAKKAGFDVIELHGAHGYLINEFLSPLTNNREDEYGGSTQNRYRFLKEIISEVNEVWDGPLFVRISAEEYHEEGNTMEDFVYFSSEMKKQGVDLIDCSTGGVVPARIDAFPGYQVKHAEHIRNEAKIPTGAVGLITHPLQAEEIIHNNRADLVLLARELLRDPYWARTAAAELGADLEAPKQYERGWN; from the coding sequence ATGTCATCAGCATTATTTACACCCTATACCATAAAAAACGTTACATTTCCAAACCGTATTGTGATGAGTCCTATGTGCATGTATTCATGTGAAGCAATGGACGGGAAAGCAACCAATTTCCATTTCACACACTATACTTCTAGAGCAGTAGGACGAACGGGTCTCATTATTACGGAAGCAGCAGCGGTTACCGAACAGGGCCGCATCTCTCCACAGGACCTTGGCATTTGGAGTGATGACCATATAGAAGGATTGCAGAAGATTGTACAACTTTCTCAAGAGCAAGGAGCAAAAGTAGGTATTCAACTTGCTCATGCCGGTCGAAAAGCCGTATTAGATGGTCCAATTATTGCGCCATCAGCAATTCCTTTTAGTGATAAGATGAAAACCCCTGAAGAAATGACGCTAGAACAAATAAAAGAAACGATTGTTTCCTTTAAAGAAGGCGCAAGAAGAGCAAAGAAAGCCGGCTTTGATGTTATCGAACTTCATGGTGCACACGGTTATTTAATCAATGAATTTCTATCTCCATTAACGAACAATCGTGAAGATGAATATGGTGGCTCAACACAAAACCGCTATCGTTTTCTTAAAGAAATAATCTCAGAAGTGAACGAGGTTTGGGACGGTCCACTCTTTGTACGTATTTCTGCAGAAGAATACCACGAAGAAGGAAATACAATGGAAGACTTCGTCTATTTTTCAAGTGAAATGAAGAAACAAGGCGTTGATCTAATTGATTGTAGTACAGGCGGGGTTGTACCAGCGAGAATCGATGCCTTTCCTGGATATCAAGTGAAACACGCTGAACACATTCGTAATGAAGCTAAAATTCCAACTGGCGCAGTTGGATTGATTACTCACCCCCTTCAAGCAGAGGAAATCATTCATAACAACCGCGCAGACCTTGTCTTACTTGCGAGAGAACTATTAAGAGATCCTTACTGGGCGCGAACCGCCGCAGCTGAACTTGGCGCAGACTTAGAGGCACCGAAACAGTATGAACGTGGTTGGAATTAA
- a CDS encoding DUF4129 domain-containing protein yields MKVRRELPHLLYYIYDMVFVYFLLAFFYLYEQTFPPIFPFLVLVLGGGSCYFLLYFRNREQITLSWIFLLGILTAVVGFVLGVPLFYSILLSITIAWRSYVNIREVTRHDDTIVFFLSLVGSFLFFLFSNSSELRQVVFLFPLVQFLLLLICRATVEIRKVGGLRQARWVMSSILLLLAVSSGLFGIIIWMKDPLIKLISYTISGISYVIGLPIYWLTSNLPMRSADDSFFLEGNSSMENQQMNKEQTINGQSIDLPLELILYTCLIIALIVTFFIIYKKRLVLSRLEVSSFATITSEMLNTREDKKGSQLKPPLNQVRKQIFNLEIKALKFGVGRQAGETLSQWLRRIPGHSEHKDYIIAIYEKVRYGTESPDREEVLLYMQHMKSLLKELKRHALQKRKENKKK; encoded by the coding sequence ATGAAAGTACGTAGAGAACTTCCTCATCTTCTCTATTATATTTATGATATGGTTTTTGTGTATTTTCTTTTAGCGTTCTTTTATTTATATGAACAAACCTTCCCGCCTATTTTCCCTTTTCTTGTGCTTGTTCTTGGTGGCGGAAGTTGCTATTTTCTTCTTTATTTTAGAAATCGTGAACAAATCACCTTGTCGTGGATATTTCTGCTTGGCATCCTAACCGCTGTTGTTGGATTCGTGTTAGGAGTACCGCTTTTTTATTCCATTCTACTTTCGATTACAATCGCATGGCGTAGCTATGTCAACATTAGAGAGGTAACTCGACATGATGATACAATCGTTTTTTTCTTGAGTTTGGTTGGTTCCTTTCTATTCTTCCTTTTCAGTAATTCTTCAGAGTTAAGACAGGTCGTATTTCTATTTCCTCTTGTGCAATTTCTTTTGCTTCTCATATGTAGAGCCACTGTGGAAATAAGAAAAGTAGGTGGACTGAGACAAGCCAGATGGGTCATGAGTTCTATCCTTCTTTTGTTAGCTGTTTCCAGCGGCTTGTTTGGCATTATTATCTGGATGAAAGACCCTCTTATTAAGTTAATTTCTTATACAATAAGTGGAATTAGTTATGTTATTGGTTTACCAATCTACTGGCTAACCTCAAATCTTCCGATGCGCTCTGCGGATGATTCTTTTTTTTTAGAGGGGAATTCGTCAATGGAAAACCAACAAATGAACAAGGAACAAACGATAAATGGACAAAGTATAGACTTGCCACTTGAACTTATTCTCTACACCTGTCTTATCATTGCATTAATCGTTACATTCTTCATCATTTATAAAAAAAGGCTAGTACTTTCTCGACTTGAAGTAAGTAGCTTTGCTACTATAACGAGTGAAATGTTAAATACAAGGGAAGATAAGAAAGGAAGCCAATTAAAACCGCCTTTGAATCAGGTAAGAAAGCAAATTTTTAATTTAGAAATAAAGGCGCTGAAGTTTGGGGTTGGACGTCAAGCAGGAGAGACTTTAAGTCAATGGTTACGAAGGATTCCTGGTCATAGTGAACATAAGGATTACATTATAGCCATTTATGAGAAGGTTCGATACGGGACAGAAAGTCCTGATCGAGAGGAAGTTCTTCTCTACATGCAGCATATGAAGAGCCTCCTTAAGGAATTAAAGAGGCATGCTTTACAGAAGAGGAAAGAAAACAAGAAGAAATAA
- a CDS encoding M20/M25/M40 family metallo-hydrolase — MEKWQTKETLMYLLSRLVEHQSITGSYPEVALAEYIHLQLQDLDYFKDNPQMLALHPTSDGRSFVTGLIKNGTAKKTVILISHFDVVDVEDYGQFKNLAFSPYDLTEEVYKNLDKMPLEVQNDLETGEWVFGRGVMDMKAGIALQMSMLEKASSGEFEGNILFLTVPDEEANSLGMIEAVPVLVEMAKQHNLTYTACLNSEPVFTNYPGDQNLYLYSGSIGKLLPGFFCYGQETHVGEPFSGLNANYMVAEVTKELELNADFCEVVDGEVTPPPTNLMQKDLKEGYSVQIPHVGVTLFNVLGMESTIQQITDKLMKAVKTAARRIEHHYLEKATAFSMLQSYVPEPFKVNVLTYEQLHQRAVTLFGEAEIKRRQDYISANFKDLGDRDLSTRMVYDLAALCKDDGPMIILFYNPPFYPAVSSRHDPFIQETIQRVMTYSDEKHNVKLKPQHYFPGLSDLSFVGLERTKETIQPLMSNMPLYGQSYTLPLEALEELKVPVMNLGPMGRDAHKWTERLELTYSFETLHEMLPYTIKQLLR; from the coding sequence GTGGAGAAATGGCAAACAAAAGAAACGCTTATGTATTTGTTATCAAGACTTGTCGAACATCAGAGTATAACGGGATCTTATCCAGAAGTAGCGCTTGCAGAATACATTCATCTACAGCTTCAGGATTTAGATTATTTTAAAGATAACCCTCAAATGCTTGCTCTTCATCCAACAAGTGATGGACGCTCTTTTGTAACAGGTTTGATCAAGAACGGAACAGCGAAAAAAACGGTTATATTAATAAGTCATTTCGATGTGGTCGATGTAGAAGATTATGGCCAGTTTAAAAACCTGGCCTTTAGCCCATATGATCTGACAGAAGAAGTATATAAGAATCTCGATAAGATGCCATTAGAAGTTCAGAATGATCTGGAAACTGGAGAGTGGGTATTTGGTCGAGGCGTGATGGATATGAAAGCAGGGATTGCCTTACAGATGAGCATGCTTGAAAAAGCAAGTTCTGGGGAATTTGAGGGAAATATTTTATTCCTTACGGTTCCTGATGAAGAAGCCAATTCATTGGGAATGATAGAGGCCGTTCCTGTTCTCGTTGAAATGGCAAAACAACATAACCTTACGTATACTGCTTGTTTAAATTCTGAGCCTGTTTTTACAAATTATCCTGGTGATCAAAACCTCTATTTATATTCAGGGTCAATTGGCAAGTTACTTCCTGGTTTTTTCTGTTATGGTCAAGAAACTCACGTTGGGGAACCCTTTTCTGGCTTGAATGCGAATTACATGGTTGCAGAAGTAACGAAAGAGTTAGAATTAAATGCTGACTTTTGTGAGGTGGTTGATGGAGAAGTAACCCCTCCGCCTACAAATTTAATGCAAAAGGATTTAAAAGAAGGATATTCGGTTCAAATTCCACATGTAGGCGTCACGCTTTTTAATGTGCTTGGTATGGAAAGTACTATTCAACAAATTACGGATAAATTGATGAAAGCTGTAAAAACTGCTGCCAGGCGTATTGAACACCACTACTTAGAAAAAGCCACGGCTTTCTCGATGCTTCAAAGCTATGTTCCTGAGCCATTTAAAGTTAACGTGTTAACTTATGAACAGCTGCACCAACGAGCGGTTACATTGTTTGGAGAAGCGGAAATTAAACGTCGCCAGGATTACATCTCAGCAAATTTTAAAGATCTTGGAGATCGAGATCTTTCCACAAGAATGGTCTATGATCTTGCAGCGCTTTGTAAAGATGATGGCCCCATGATTATTCTTTTTTATAATCCGCCCTTTTATCCGGCCGTATCTTCTCGTCATGATCCATTTATTCAGGAAACGATTCAACGTGTGATGACATACAGTGACGAGAAGCATAACGTAAAGTTAAAACCGCAGCATTATTTTCCAGGCCTTTCAGATTTAAGTTTCGTTGGTTTAGAACGTACGAAAGAAACCATTCAACCATTAATGAGCAACATGCCTTTATATGGACAGTCTTATACGCTACCTCTCGAGGCGTTAGAAGAGTTAAAGGTTCCTGTTATGAATCTTGGACCGATGGGGAGAGATGCGCATAAATGGACAGAGCGACTTGAATTAACGTATTCCTTTGAAACGCTACATGAAATGCTTCCTTATACGATTAAACAATTGCTTCGGTAA
- a CDS encoding cation transporter has product MEQVTLKINGMTGDHCASVIRSALLELSGVSAVEIHFKEGNADVTFDSNKVSLTALQEIVKNQGYVVS; this is encoded by the coding sequence GTGGAACAAGTAACCTTGAAAATTAACGGGATGACTGGTGATCACTGTGCATCGGTAATTCGTAGCGCCTTACTAGAACTAAGTGGTGTATCGGCTGTTGAAATTCATTTTAAAGAAGGAAATGCAGATGTTACCTTCGATTCAAACAAGGTTTCTCTAACAGCTTTACAAGAAATAGTGAAAAATCAGGGGTACGTTGTTTCATAA
- a CDS encoding glycerophosphodiester phosphodiesterase family protein — translation MTIIFAHRGASRQCPENTLSAYERAVKLGAGGIEIDVQLSKDGIPVVIHDRTLKRTTSGKGIVTETSYADLKKLDAGSWFSPKYQQESIPSLEEVLTFASDYPDLWLNIELKYYRENDDQLAKTAIPMIKKFRSDKNTLISSFEHERLLEVHKLWSKVETAPLYKGNLHEPWHYAKKLKAKAIHPHFKSIHASLIKTVQSHGINVRPYTINEEKWLRQFLEWEVDGLMTDVPDLALNIMHNKQISQQKKSWWKNVWSMITK, via the coding sequence ATGACAATCATATTTGCTCATAGAGGTGCAAGTAGACAATGTCCAGAAAATACATTAAGTGCTTACGAACGTGCAGTAAAGCTTGGAGCTGGAGGAATTGAAATTGATGTCCAACTTTCAAAAGATGGCATTCCAGTTGTCATTCACGACCGTACCTTAAAGCGTACTACGTCCGGAAAGGGAATTGTAACCGAAACAAGTTATGCAGACCTGAAAAAGCTAGATGCCGGGAGCTGGTTTTCTCCAAAGTATCAGCAAGAAAGTATCCCTTCTTTAGAGGAAGTATTAACCTTTGCTTCGGATTATCCCGATCTCTGGCTGAATATTGAATTAAAATATTATCGAGAAAATGATGATCAACTTGCCAAAACAGCCATTCCAATGATTAAAAAATTTCGCTCTGATAAAAATACACTGATTTCTAGCTTTGAACACGAACGATTGCTTGAGGTACATAAATTGTGGTCTAAGGTAGAAACCGCACCTCTTTACAAAGGGAACTTACATGAACCCTGGCACTATGCAAAAAAACTAAAAGCAAAAGCGATCCACCCACACTTCAAATCCATCCATGCATCACTTATCAAAACCGTTCAATCTCACGGCATAAACGTACGGCCTTATACGATTAATGAGGAAAAATGGCTGAGACAATTTCTTGAGTGGGAAGTAGATGGACTTATGACGGATGTCCCTGATCTTGCGTTAAATATCATGCATAACAAACAAATTTCACAACAAAAAAAGTCCTGGTGGAAAAACGTTTGGAGCATGATCACAAAGTAA
- a CDS encoding FMN-dependent NADH-azoreductase yields the protein MAKVLYITAHPHDDTQSYSMAVGKAFIDTYKEANENDEVVHLDLYREHIPQIDADVFSGWGKLQSGKGFEELSASEKEKVQRLNELSEEFIEADKYVFVTPLWNFSFPPVMKAYFDSVSVAGKAFKYTENGPVGLLTDKKAIHIQARGGVYSEGPAAEMEMGHRYFTTMMQFYGVPSYDGLFVEGHNAMPDKAEDIKQNAIVRAKDTALTF from the coding sequence ATGGCAAAAGTATTATACATCACGGCACATCCACACGATGATACACAATCTTACAGCATGGCAGTAGGAAAAGCTTTTATCGACACTTACAAAGAAGCGAATGAGAACGATGAAGTCGTTCATCTCGATCTGTATCGTGAGCATATCCCCCAAATTGATGCTGACGTTTTTAGCGGCTGGGGTAAATTACAGTCCGGAAAAGGTTTCGAAGAACTATCTGCAAGTGAAAAAGAAAAAGTACAGCGCCTTAATGAATTAAGTGAAGAATTTATTGAGGCTGATAAATATGTGTTCGTAACACCACTCTGGAATTTCTCTTTTCCTCCAGTTATGAAAGCTTATTTTGACTCAGTATCCGTGGCTGGTAAAGCCTTTAAATATACTGAAAACGGACCTGTTGGTCTTTTAACCGATAAAAAAGCGATCCACATCCAGGCTCGCGGTGGTGTTTATTCAGAAGGGCCTGCGGCAGAAATGGAAATGGGTCATCGTTACTTTACAACAATGATGCAATTCTATGGCGTGCCAAGCTACGATGGACTTTTTGTAGAAGGTCATAACGCAATGCCAGATAAAGCTGAAGACATTAAGCAAAATGCTATTGTGCGTGCGAAAGATACCGCACTTACATTCTAA